gaggatcattttctctctgtctctcccccacccctctctttctataaatctactttcaagtaaatgaataaatctttagaaaaaaagccTTACAGTCAATTGCAAATTTTAATAATTACCTAAAGTTTCAAAAATCTCAATGCGAGAAAATTCATATCTACAAATGAATTTGATATCATAATGTGCAAATATGAGTATgtctaatatttatttctataagatgaaaataatgaaaaaggaatGTTAAAGTTTCAGATGGAGGTAAGAAACAGAATGATGTTTACTTAGTCATATAGGGATAGCAGGAATAAATGTCCTGTCTTATTATCATGTTTAATCCTAACATAACTACTGCCTGAGGTGAATGTGAGTATAGGACCTACACGTATTTCTTCCTATATTCAAATTGACACCAATACTATTCATCATACATGATGCTATGCAAAAGCTGTGTAAACAGATTTTATGCTGTTTTGTGTGGGGATAATAGAGGAAAAAAGATCTACATATGTTCAGTATTTTTTAACACCTTTTTTCCTGAGGGTATTGAGTCCATAGGTGTGAAATTCACAGATAGATATAACCATGTAACAAAAAGAAGCTATGATACAAGACACAGGTGAAGGTGAACCCAACGTATGCATTAtagaaaagttttttaaaaagagcaagaaaaaaaattttttaagtagaTGACATTAGAAACAGGAAATATtgggcagaattaaagagagagaaagaaagacaagaggaTTTTCTGTCCTTTAGTTCCCTAGCCAAATGGCCAAGAATagagcagtctgaagccaggagccaggaagcttatccgggtctcccacatgggtggcaggggtccaggctcTTGGGAATAGCTGTTAGTCTCCCAcgtgcgtcagcaggaagctgtatgggaaatgtagcagctggCTCAGTCTGGCTCGCATTCAGGCTGCTGTCATCACAGGCTGTGGTTTGGCCACCTGTGCCACAACGCTAGCACCTAAGTTGGAGAACTTTCAATGCTTCCATCACCAGCATAGCAATTTCTCTAGTGCCAGGAGGCCAAGGCATACAGTGGTCAGTAACAACCAGCAGTTGGTTGTTGTACTCAGCGTTGTTTTATGGTATCATCCTAAAGCACTTGGCATGAAGGACTTCATGGGGTTGATGAGTAGGATAGAAATATGACCAAGATGAAGAACCTGACGGGTCTTGTACCTTTCAAATACCCACTGTAGTCAAACCCCATGTCCTTTATTTCATCCCTCATATATTTGGCTAAACTCCTTTCTGTACAAACCAGACTGGAACACATTACATGATAGCGTCTCAACCAGCACGAAGCTCCCTGCAAAGCCCTGCAAACTGTGGTCTTCTTCCTCTTGCTACTAGTCACTTACAATCTTTGCTTACGAATGTTGTATTCCTAATTCGGCCGGGCAGTACAAAGCAAGCTGTTGGATTCATCTGTCCTTCAAGCCGTTGGCAAAAAAGTTGATGCAGTGAAGCTTGGAGTACAGTCTGATAGCTTCAACTCGGGACATTAGCATTAGGGACATATGTTTCATCTAACAGAAAGCAAACTAAGAACATTTATAACGATTCATGTGTGTTGATTTTTTGGAAGCCATCAACAGGAACACATCTGTCTTTTGCGGGCTGTGGTCACAGAGTTGCATGTTCAAGGACCCACAACCCCCAGTCCCTTTTACCATTTAGAGGATCACAGTGCATGGTCTAAAGGAAAATTGTCTTAGAAAACCTTGTTGGTTGTGAATGCTACTTCCCTAACAACTTTTCATGTTTTGTAAATCTGAGTTTTATAAAAACACGTTTGGAAAAACTGGTGTTCTGAGAAATATGAAATACTTACTGGTTGTGCATGAGGACACATATAGTGACTTCAACAGAGTAAGCTTTCTCCAAACATTTTAACAGGAGGAGGCTGACCACACCCATATATAAAAACTGATGGGCAATACAATGttcaatagcaaaaacatggaaacaaccccgatgcccatccaaagaggagggaataaagaaactgtgatatatcCACTcaatggagtactactcagccagtaaaagattgaaattctaccatttgcaaccaagtggtccctactagaaaccattatgcttagtgagacaagtcaatcccaaaaggacaaatattatgttctctctgctatcaggcaaccttcatgcaaactacaagatcaatagcccctttaattatgtttttgcttcatttgaggggtttgatatttatatttttattttcgttcattcaaaaaagtttttattttattattaatttcctcCCTGACTCATAGTCATACAATAACAAAGTTTGCTTCaggaaagtttttttcttttctttttcatttcttcaggaacatattggttattcagttgcatgttatttaactttatgctgttgtaaattttctatttttctttctgttgttgattttattttatgacttttcatgtGAGGGGATGAGTAGTAACtttgtagtagagactatcacataaaGATTTGAAGATATAACCGTGTGCATATATAGCACAGTGTGCATAACACAGtgtgctctacttccaaatcaaatatttggcttttatttttcaaattgttgatgtggtgtatcacatttgttGAGTTGCAAAAGCTAAACCATCCCtgtatgccagggataaatcccacctggtccaggtgaatgatctacCTGATGTGCTGTGGAATCCTGTTGGATCctattttgttgaggatccttgcatctatgttcatcaggtgtatcagtctgtagttctctttttctgccttgtctctatctggctttggtattaaggtgatactggCTTTACAGAAGACTGTGGAAGGATTGCCTTCCTTTCTACTGTTTGGAATtgcttgccttatatcagagaaaacatataatatttgtctttttgagactgacTTTTTTCACTGAatgtaatggtttccagttgaaaCCAATTTGTTGTGAATGGTAGgaatttattctttaaatgacTAAGTAGTATAATAatgtagatgtaccacagtttctttatccattcctctttggatAGGCACCTGGGATTTTTCCTTGTCTTTACTATTGAGAATTGTGCCACTATATAGAGTTGCATGTCacttctcatatgtagatttcattgtCCAGCCATCTCAATTCTGGGAATGTACACacataaagtaaaatttaaaattttaaagttatgaGTATAAGTGTACGGTGAGAATTTTACAGATATATTCTGTCATGTTCTGAAAGAAGCAATTCAAGGTGTGTACATACTTATGCATAATTTCAACGTGCTGGTGTTGACGGGTTGCTAAACAAGGGATCGGTGTTGAGAGGTAGGGATTTAACTAGGCAGATACATAGACGTTTGGCCTATTAACTCATTTGAATTTTGCACATTTAATAAAACCAGCATGCATACCAGTTAATGAATAAAAAGTGTTAAAATGTACCTATGTCTATATACATCTAAATAAAACATGGCTACAGAAATGATAAGAACCCTATTCATGTCTTGGGTACTGGTTTGTTCGGATGCTTTCAGCAGGGAGGAAAAGGGAATACCCATTTTTGCCATTCTTACTTAGTCAGCAAAAGTTCCTCTCCCACAGAGAGCTAACGGTTCTAATGACAATTTATGTGCTTCCAACACACACTAAAAAGGTGCAGTAGGGGCTATGCCTGCAAGAGCTTCCTCGGGGTGAGGATATCCCTCCCTTGGGCCtatgttctgtggcttttctaaAGGCTCCTGTTGTTTCTGTGGAAATAGCCACTCCACTCTTTCTCCACCCCTTTGGTGATTTGCATGTTTGTCTGTCTTTTTTCCTGAGCTCATCTTGTTATCTGGATTAACCCAGTCAGTAGGACATTCTTGCCTCTCCTGCCTCTCCAGATGGTATGTTTGTGCCAGTAATCTTAgaaattttctcttgtttttaatatttgccCACGCTACTTAATTTGGCCTTCTCAATATGCCTTTCTCCTGTATCTAAGGTAGAAtatatttagcaaatatttgccTGTGTTGACCAGATAGGGTAGCATCCTTTGTCTGAATTGTGTCTGTAGTGAGAGTCATGAGACAGCTGTGGGTAGAAGGTGAAGGATAATAAATAAAAGCTGTGGGTATTTGGTGCTGTGACATAAATGTGTCCAACTGGGCATGGGCAAGGTATAGGATAAGAATTCTTGTGAGAGATGAATTGAATCAAGTCAATACTCTATCAGACAGTAGATCCCCTCCTCCTTCCATGCGGAGAGAGAAAAGTCACAGTTTGAAGAATATTTGCCTTTAATACTTTGTAATGTAAACTTTGAAGCATTTTTACCAAGGCCTGAATGACACGAGACACTCACTAGATCCACTTTGAGATATATCATAGCTgctgaaaacatgaaaaaattggCGCTATATCAACtgaaagagacacagatttgGATGGAAATAAGTATATGCAtggatgcatgtgtgtgtgtgtgtgtgtgtgtgtgtgtgtcaagggggaggggaagagatgtGCATACTTGCAAACCCTTGTAAAAGGCAAAAAACATTAAGGGTTCTTCTCAGTACCACATAGATGAAGACTAGTGTCCCAATGCAGGAACAGACACCTCTGACACATTGTGGAAAGAAGATGGGAACAGGGTTAAAATGGTTCTTATATACATCCTTATTTGCATATTAAATGAAAATTCAGCATTTCCTTTACCATAAACTACAAATGAATTTTATCACTCATGTACCAGGCTGACAAAATTTGAATGGAATTCATCTGATCTATCTGGAAATACCTAGGTGTTTCAGAATGAAAGACATGAATTATCTACTAGAAAAATCTTAAAGTGTGCTATTTGATGGTATAGACAAGAATTTTAATGGGAGAATGTTACTGTGTTTTCAATAATAATACACATATAACGGTTTGTGTGAATATATGAAGTCTTGGCTGTGATATTTGACCTGGGGCATTCTGTTATAGGCGATGGGTGCTGTTGCTGTTACACAGAGTATACTTACAGTTATCAGTGCTGTGGAACGGATCATTGGAATCTTCAGCAATGGATTCATTGTACTGGTGAACTTTATTGACTGGGTCAAGAGAAGAAAGGTCTCTTCAGTTGACCAGATCCTAACTGCTTTGGCAATCTCCAGAACTGGCTTGCTCTTGCTAGAAACTTTATACCAGTTGATATGTGTGATTAGCCCGAATTGGATTGCTACTCACAGGATGTTAAGAATGATTACTGTTAGTTGGGCTGTAACCAATCATTTTAACATTTGGTTTGCTACAAGCCTcagcatcttttattttttcaagatagTCAATTTTTCTAACTCTACTTTTCTCTACCTGAAGTTGAGAGTGGAAAAAGTAGTCTCAAAGACCTTGTTGTTTTCTTTGGTGCTCTTATTTGTGCATGTTGCCATTTTGAACACACAAGTGAATGCTTACATTGGTGGATGTGAAAGAAACATGACTTGCAGGTGTAATTCTAACGAATCTTTATACTTATCCAGGCTGTTCTTACTCACCTATTTGATGTCCACCATCATACCCTTCACTGTGTCCCTGATCACTTTCCTTTTGCTCATCCACTCCCTGTGTAGACATCTCAGGAAGATGCATCTCAGTGGCATGATGTCCAAAGATACCAACACCAAAGCTCACTTGGAAAGCTTGAAGATCATGGTTGCCTTCCTCCTGTtttatgttgttttctttctatCGGTCGTCATACAGGTTTGGGCTGTTGAGTTGCTGGAAAAGCGTCTGATTGCTGTGGCTCTCCAAATTTTGGAATTAACTTTTTCTTCAGGCCACTCATGCATCCTGATTCTTGGAAATAAGAAGCTTAAACAGACATTGCTTGTTGTGCTGGGTTGGCTGAGGTACAGACTTGAAGATGCAAAACCTTGAGTACCATCTAGCATTTCCACTATCTTTTGCAGAATAGAGAGGAATTTCAGGCTGTGAGTTCTTGTGGTTCATAAAGCTGCTTGTTCCCAAAGTTCTGTCTTGGAGTAATTGTTATCCAGGCAGGTTATATACATAAATGTGTATCAGTATATCTACACAGGATAGACAAAAAACATATCATGCAGGTTAAGAATCCTTTTATAATAACTAGTAATATGAATGACTcccatttcaaaatttaaaaacaggaagTATAAAATACAAATCTATGTATGGTGTTTGTGAGATATaactaaaatagatttttataatAGTATATATGTAACACATTTTAATATAGAATAGTGCCTTCTACTTCTGATAAGAAGCTCaggataaaatatataaattcagaTATGGACCACACACAATAAGTCTGTTGTTTCAAAATTGTGATCCCatttatagaaataataaatttatagAAATTTCTCAGTCTCCTTAGGTTTCTTTATTACTATTCTCCTGCATGTACACAAGTTTCAGATTAAGGAAATCTTGAAATATAGTCATTATTATTAGGATCCTGTGGTtggggttttgagtccagcagtccagttgtaggccaggagacccaaagaaaccttgccagaggtgGCTCTAGACCTGATTTCTGTGTGTGCCACTCAGTGGTGAGTCTGACcaagtctgtcacccacatcagcctacacacacacacacacacacacacacacacacactagtggttgcaattgctgggtcaattctgtctccagcctcatctcttaTGCAAGGCAACGgatgttgcagctcagcccagctctgctcaccATACCCCGAGGTGTCAttcacatcagcaggaactgaAGACTAGTCAGAGTGAGTTCCATATCATAACCCCAATTCCTATGTAtactggtatgtgcagcagactggtccaatccaccctacatcccattcagttcttatACACATCAATGGATGTTCAGCCTAACAATGTTTAAATCTATGCAAGatgtcagagatttttttttcctgcaaaagtCATGTCTTACAGCTTTTTGAGATTTCCTGGATAGAAATGAAGCACATCAGGGCTTGTAGTGGTAGAGGTGGCATGTGTGTGGGTCTATGAGGTTGTTTATAATAACTGCATCCACTTACTAAGAGTCAGCACCCAGCGTTAGGGAATGTAAGCCTTCCTTTGGTTTCTTAGGCAATTCAGAAGCTTCAAAAAATATAATATGACCATTATTTATATTCTCATGCTTATTATAGCTCACTGGAAATCAATCCAGACAACATCAACAGATGACAGGATAAAGAAAAGTACATATTTATACATTAAGGAATGGAACTCAACCATTGAAAgagtgaaattctgtcttttacaATAAAATGGAAGTAACTAGAAACCGTTATGTTGACTGAAATTAGTCCCCAAAACACAACTGTCTTCTCTTTTTCTGATGTATGAGacttaatatagaatacaaaaatgtaaagaaataaaataagtgtcTTGTGATTTCATTACTGTTTTAGCACTTACACTCTTGTGAACGTACGggtttttgaattttcatttcttgagTATTTTGATCAGTGTTATACCAAGTCTGTGGTTATagattctttctaaaaaataaaggaaaaaaaagagggcctaggcatgacagcctagtagctaaatcctctgcTTGTATGTCCTGCGATTCCTTATGGGTGGCAGTtcttgtcctgtctgctccactttcatccagctccctgcttgtagctttggaaagcagtcgaggatgggccaggaggctagggaccctgcaccttcgtgggagacctggaagaagctcctggctcctgcttttggattggctcagctctgaccattgcggctgtttagggagtgaaccagtgcacagaagatctttctctctgtctctccagctctctgtacatctgcctttccaacaaaaatgaataaatctttataaagaaaagaaacaaaggaaggaaggaagaaacaaaggaagtATTGTTATCATCTTAAAAGTGTAGCAATAAAATACACGAAATATGCtctatttatattaataaaaaatgagaaaaggtcCAAGCACCAATTCCTTCAGAACTTTTTTCATGGAACTAATATTTTGTTCACTTGAACCCTAGTGGCATAGAACTGCCTAAGTCATCTCAGATGATGAAGGTGCACTACCAATTCAACGATTTTCTATGGGTTCTTATGGGTTAGGTTTTCAGGTATTCTTAGCTGACACTGAAGCTTCATGAACCCAAATCATATGGAGATTAGATCCTGCAAAAGCTGCAAACACTGTAAGAGAATATGTCTTCATTTGCATGCTTGCACTTTCCATTCCAACAACAGCTACGAAAGACTCCTACCCTGAGGATATAAGATATACAAACAGGACTTCCTTTGATCtgatttaaaacagatttttgcCTTCAACACAGCATTGAACTCAGCTATTAGCAAGCTTTGATTATTTCTTCTTCAAAGTGGtcacagaatttaaaaagaagagaaagatgttGCCCACTCATTAGGCGTGCGCTGATTTTAGTTTTGTCAGACATGATAAGATTAATACCAAGCACTGTACCTCTTCTAGAATGGTGAACTCTGTGCTTGGAAATGTCGCCAATGAACTTCTAGCACTGGCAGACTTCATCATCTGAGTCAAGAGACAAGGTATCTTTCTCACTGCTTTAGTGGATTATAGAACTGTTTTGCTTTGGATCATAGCCACATATTGTTTAA
Above is a window of Ochotona princeps isolate mOchPri1 chromosome 27, mOchPri1.hap1, whole genome shotgun sequence DNA encoding:
- the LOC101533701 gene encoding taste receptor type 2 member 14-like, whose product is MGAVAVTQSILTVISAVERIIGIFSNGFIVLVNFIDWVKRRKVSSVDQILTALAISRTGLLLLETLYQLICVISPNWIATHRMLRMITVSWAVTNHFNIWFATSLSIFYFFKIVNFSNSTFLYLKLRVEKVVSKTLLFSLVLLFVHVAILNTQVNAYIGGCERNMTCRCNSNESLYLSRLFLLTYLMSTIIPFTVSLITFLLLIHSLCRHLRKMHLSGMMSKDTNTKAHLESLKIMVAFLLFYVVFFLSVVIQVWAVELLEKRLIAVALQILELTFSSGHSCILILGNKKLKQTLLVVLGWLRYRLEDAKP